One window of the Vigna radiata var. radiata cultivar VC1973A chromosome 1, Vradiata_ver6, whole genome shotgun sequence genome contains the following:
- the LOC106764265 gene encoding plant cysteine oxidase 2, which translates to MGIDKALAERKGREFCGISRETIASSNSRRNRRRQRKKPPVQMLFETCKVVFASAGTGFVPPPQDIDKLRSVLDGIRPEDVGLRPDMPYFRTSATQRVPRIQYLHIYECEKFSMGIFCLPPSGVIPLHNHPGMTVFSKLLFGTMHIKSYDWVVDMPPESPNIINPSESQTREMRLAKVKVDADFTAPCNPSILYPEDGGNMHCFTAVTACAVLDVLGPPYSDTEGRHCTYYHNFPFSNFSVDGLSIPEEEKSAYEWLQEREELEDLEVNGKMYNGPKIVES; encoded by the exons ATGGGGATTGATAAGGCCTTGGCTGAGAGAAAAGGACGAGAATTTTGTGGAATTTCAAGGGAAACCATTGCCAGCAGCAACTCACGGCGGAACCGGCGGCGGCAGAGGAAGAAGCCGCCGGTTCAGATGCTCTTCGAGACTTGTAAGGTTGTCTTTGCCTCTGCGGGTACAGGCTTTGTCCCTCCCCCTCAGGACATTGACAAGTTGCGGTCTGTTCTAG ATGGAATAAGGCCAGAAGACGTTGGTTTGAGACCTGATATGCCGTATTTCAGGACTAGTGCCACTCAGAGAGTGCCAAGAATCCAGTACCTGCACATTTATGAGTGTGAAAAGTTCTCG ATGGGAATATTTTGTTTGCCACCTTCTGGGGTTATCCCTCTTCACAATCATCCTGGGATGACGGTTTTCAGTAAACTACTTTTTGGCACTATGCACATCAAGTCATATGATTGGGTCGTTGACATGCCTCCTGAATCTCCTAACATCATTAATCCTTCAGAAA GCCAAACTCGTGAGATGAGGCTAGCCAAAGTTAAGGTTGATGCTGATTTCACTGCTCCTTGCAATCCCTCCATCCTTTACCCAGAAGATGGTGGCAACATGCACTGTTTCACAGCAGTGACAGCATGTGCAGTTCTAGATGTGCTTGGTCCTCCATATTCTGATACTGAAGGCAGACACTGCACATACTACCacaattttcctttttccaaCTTTTCAG TGGATGGATTATCCATaccagaagaagaaaagagtgcTTATGAATGGCTACAAGAGAGGGAGGAACTTGAAGACTTGGAAGTAAATGGAAAAATGTACAATGGTCCAAAGATTGTGGAGAGCTAA